Proteins encoded by one window of Moorella humiferrea:
- the dapA gene encoding 4-hydroxy-tetrahydrodipicolinate synthase: MEVKEMAKFVPRGIIPAMATPTDEWGNINEGALRKLVNHLIDGGVHGLFPIGSQGEFFALTFEQKKKVIEIVIDETRGRVPVYAGTAALTTREAIETTKMARDLGVDAVSILTPFFTNLNQKEVIQFYLDIARAVPDLPVLLYSNPARTKVPITVETVKELAAVDNIVGIKDSSGDMTLTAEYIRVTRQMDFSVLAGRDTLIYATLCYGGTGSITATANVDPSLVVEIYEAFMAGDHRRALEAQYRLAPLRLAFELGTFPVVIKEALNMIGIEAGQAIRPVGPLTEENRARLRQVLQEMGIVKA; the protein is encoded by the coding sequence ATGGAGGTAAAAGAAATGGCAAAATTTGTACCCCGGGGTATCATCCCGGCTATGGCCACGCCCACCGACGAGTGGGGAAATATCAATGAAGGCGCACTGCGGAAACTTGTCAATCATTTAATCGACGGCGGCGTGCACGGCCTTTTCCCCATCGGCAGCCAGGGGGAGTTTTTCGCCCTCACCTTTGAGCAAAAGAAAAAAGTGATCGAGATAGTCATCGACGAAACCCGGGGCCGCGTTCCCGTCTATGCCGGCACGGCGGCTTTAACTACTAGGGAAGCCATAGAAACCACTAAGATGGCCCGCGATCTGGGGGTCGACGCCGTTTCCATCCTGACGCCCTTTTTCACCAACCTGAACCAGAAGGAAGTCATCCAGTTTTACCTTGATATCGCTAGGGCCGTCCCTGACCTGCCGGTACTGCTTTACTCCAATCCGGCCAGGACCAAGGTGCCAATTACGGTAGAAACCGTAAAAGAGCTGGCGGCCGTGGACAACATTGTTGGCATCAAGGATTCCAGCGGCGACATGACCCTCACGGCCGAATATATAAGGGTCACGCGGCAAATGGATTTCTCCGTTTTGGCCGGCCGGGATACCCTCATTTACGCCACCCTCTGCTACGGCGGTACCGGCTCCATTACGGCCACGGCCAACGTGGATCCGAGCCTGGTGGTAGAAATTTATGAGGCCTTTATGGCCGGGGATCACCGCCGCGCCCTGGAGGCCCAGTACCGCCTTGCGCCCCTGCGCCTGGCCTTTGAACTCGGGACCTTCCCGGTGGTGATCAAGGAAGCTTTGAACATGATCGGCATCGAAGCGGGGCAGGCCATTCGGCCTGTCGGGCCCCTTACGGAAGAAAACCGCGCCCGCTTAAGGCAGGTCTTGCAGGAAATGGGTATAGTCAAAGCATAG
- a CDS encoding sulfurtransferase TusA family protein, with the protein MSEINITKTIDARGSYCPGPLMELVKAIKRGQVGDVYELLSGDSGSAKDVPEWVNKMGHELVYCKEDEGFWRIAVRKTK; encoded by the coding sequence ATGTCCGAAATTAATATTACCAAAACCATAGACGCCAGAGGCTCATACTGTCCCGGGCCGTTGATGGAGCTTGTCAAGGCCATCAAGCGCGGCCAGGTGGGAGACGTTTACGAATTGCTGTCCGGCGACAGCGGTTCGGCGAAAGACGTGCCCGAATGGGTCAATAAAATGGGTCACGAGCTAGTCTACTGCAAAGAAGACGAAGGTTTTTGGCGTATTGCCGTTAGGAAGACAAAATAA
- a CDS encoding tripartite tricarboxylate transporter TctB family protein yields the protein MKKHLRTTGLFLIIVGVALMVDSVVVLKLGNYHHPDSGFLPFWYSLLLVIFSLALVISNLGADGRPQPFWGTLQWVKPLIAALIIGLYGVIMEEIGYMLATFIFLLAWETLLEHEKWLKTLVISVIGTISLYLIFEHMLGVPLPAGIFAL from the coding sequence GTGAAGAAGCATTTAAGGACGACGGGCCTCTTTTTAATCATCGTTGGCGTGGCTTTAATGGTCGATTCTGTTGTGGTGCTTAAACTCGGAAATTATCATCATCCGGATTCCGGCTTTTTGCCCTTTTGGTACAGTTTACTGCTGGTGATATTCAGCCTGGCGCTGGTAATCAGTAATTTGGGTGCCGACGGCCGGCCGCAACCTTTTTGGGGAACCCTGCAATGGGTAAAACCCTTAATAGCTGCCTTAATTATAGGGTTATACGGCGTTATTATGGAAGAAATCGGATATATGCTTGCTACTTTTATATTTCTCCTGGCATGGGAAACGCTTCTCGAACATGAAAAATGGTTGAAAACATTAGTTATTTCCGTCATCGGGACCATATCTTTGTATTTAATTTTTGAGCATATGTTGGGAGTTCCGCTTCCGGCAGGCATTTTCGCGCTATAG
- a CDS encoding HpcH/HpaI aldolase family protein, whose translation MRENKVKKALANGEVVIGTMISEVRGPGIITMLATAGYDFVYIDMEHSSYSIETVADMIAVSKAHDIVTIVRTPGLSRLALSRPLDAGAEGLLIPQVETEEEVKQIVEYTKYYPLGERGMALRRAHSNFAQVKTADYIKLANEETLIVIQIESERAINDLEKLVRVEGVDAAFIGPADLSQSYGIPGQTSDPRITAALERFIRVCNDHGVAPGIHVYDMESAKKWIDAGMRLIAYSNDISMIVDTGSKYTTELKGYVASRR comes from the coding sequence ATGCGGGAGAACAAGGTGAAAAAAGCCCTGGCCAATGGCGAAGTCGTCATCGGCACCATGATCTCCGAAGTGCGGGGCCCGGGGATCATTACCATGTTGGCCACGGCCGGATACGATTTCGTCTATATTGATATGGAACATTCTTCCTACAGCATTGAAACCGTGGCCGATATGATAGCGGTGTCCAAAGCCCATGACATCGTCACCATTGTCAGGACACCGGGTCTGTCGCGGCTGGCCCTTTCCCGGCCCCTCGATGCCGGTGCGGAAGGACTTCTCATTCCCCAGGTGGAGACGGAAGAAGAAGTAAAGCAGATTGTGGAGTACACCAAGTACTATCCCCTGGGCGAGCGCGGCATGGCCCTGCGGCGTGCCCATTCCAACTTTGCTCAGGTGAAAACGGCCGATTATATCAAACTGGCCAACGAGGAGACACTGATCGTCATCCAGATCGAAAGTGAGCGGGCCATCAACGATCTCGAGAAGCTGGTAAGGGTGGAAGGCGTGGACGCGGCCTTCATCGGGCCGGCCGACCTTAGCCAGTCCTACGGCATACCGGGCCAGACCAGTGATCCGCGGATTACCGCCGCCCTTGAGCGGTTTATCCGGGTTTGCAACGACCACGGCGTGGCGCCGGGCATCCACGTCTATGACATGGAAAGCGCCAAAAAATGGATTGATGCGGGTATGAGGCTGATAGCCTACTCCAACGATATCAGCATGATCGTCGATACCGGCAGCAAGTATACCACCGAGTTAAAGGGATACGTCGCCTCCCGACGTTAG
- the larA gene encoding nickel-dependent lactate racemase: MARYAVPNGKKLIEFTIPDGVDVTVVEARKLPVLPDAERAVREAVANPIGSRRLQAMVRPGQKVAIIVTDITRKLPEDVILRVLLEELQVGGIRREDITVVVATGTHRPNTREELVDMFGKDNVSSLNFVNHNAWDKDGLVYLGKSRRGIPLVVNKHVAAADIKISTGVIETHLLAGYSGGVKSVAVGVAGAETIAATHNYQVMAETRLGVVEGNTFRDFLTEATLAIGLDFIVNVVQTGRKELVRVVAGDPVAAFLEGVKTARSMYEVEIDDQADIVIAGVGYPKNRDLYQATRAANTSVFGPRPVVKKGGVIIIPASCEDGFGHPGYVEWMAASNGPEDIIEHAAKEGFAPGDQKALILSWILKQARLVVTDCEIPAGELKKIYLDAVPTLQEAVNRELAGRTGARVIIIPDALLTLPILRKQQLL, from the coding sequence GTGGCCAGGTATGCCGTCCCTAACGGGAAAAAGTTGATAGAGTTTACGATCCCGGATGGCGTTGATGTTACAGTAGTTGAGGCACGGAAGCTGCCGGTTCTTCCCGATGCGGAACGAGCCGTGCGGGAGGCCGTCGCCAATCCCATCGGCAGCCGGCGCTTACAGGCCATGGTGCGTCCGGGACAGAAAGTCGCCATAATCGTTACCGACATTACCCGTAAGCTTCCCGAGGATGTCATCCTGAGAGTTTTATTAGAAGAACTGCAAGTCGGGGGTATACGCCGCGAGGATATAACCGTTGTCGTGGCCACCGGGACCCACAGGCCCAACACCAGGGAAGAACTTGTCGATATGTTTGGAAAAGATAATGTGTCAAGCCTCAACTTCGTCAACCATAACGCCTGGGATAAAGATGGGCTGGTTTATTTAGGCAAATCGCGGCGGGGTATACCGCTGGTAGTTAACAAACATGTCGCCGCCGCCGATATTAAAATCTCCACGGGGGTTATCGAAACTCATCTCCTTGCAGGTTATAGCGGCGGCGTAAAAAGCGTGGCCGTTGGCGTGGCCGGGGCGGAAACCATTGCCGCCACCCACAATTATCAAGTGATGGCCGAAACCCGCTTGGGAGTTGTGGAGGGCAATACCTTCCGGGACTTTTTAACTGAGGCCACCCTGGCCATAGGATTAGATTTTATCGTTAACGTGGTCCAGACGGGGAGGAAAGAACTGGTAAGGGTGGTGGCCGGTGATCCGGTGGCCGCCTTTCTGGAAGGCGTCAAAACGGCGCGGTCCATGTATGAAGTGGAGATCGATGACCAGGCGGACATCGTCATTGCCGGGGTGGGTTACCCCAAAAACCGCGATCTTTACCAGGCCACCCGGGCGGCCAACACCTCCGTCTTCGGCCCCCGGCCGGTGGTAAAAAAGGGAGGGGTGATCATCATCCCGGCCAGCTGCGAAGACGGCTTCGGCCATCCCGGGTATGTAGAATGGATGGCCGCCTCCAATGGCCCGGAGGATATTATCGAGCACGCTGCGAAGGAGGGGTTTGCTCCGGGCGATCAAAAAGCCCTGATACTCTCCTGGATTCTAAAACAGGCGCGGTTGGTGGTGACCGATTGTGAAATTCCTGCAGGAGAATTAAAAAAGATATATTTAGATGCCGTGCCCACTTTGCAGGAGGCAGTTAACAGGGAGCTTGCGGGCAGAACCGGCGCGAGGGTAATTATAATCCCAGATGCTCTTCTTACTCTGCCCATTTTGCGAAAACAGCAACTCTTATAA
- a CDS encoding helix-turn-helix domain-containing protein has protein sequence MDLGPTIRHFREERGYTLDELAHRAGISPSYLSEIERGHKRPSLKTLDKLCSALNISRETLIPAEAARIGLGDKIRMARQEKGLSLKDLSAKTGISFTYLSEIERGVLHPAVDTLGKIAAALEVPLSMLLSHNENWIGKKLKEVREALGLTQGALAAQAGLSAAMIGQIEAGKVQPSLNTIEKIAKALGISPCYLLIARDQLEEMLASMGPDLRELLLNENVQAVLRQICYLNEKQLRFLLRFIEVFKQAQLE, from the coding sequence GTGGATCTAGGTCCTACCATCAGGCATTTTCGCGAAGAAAGGGGTTACACCCTGGACGAACTGGCGCATAGAGCGGGGATTTCCCCTTCGTATTTAAGCGAGATAGAAAGGGGACACAAGCGCCCTTCCCTGAAAACCCTGGACAAGCTATGCAGCGCCCTTAATATCTCCCGGGAAACCCTTATACCGGCAGAGGCGGCCCGCATTGGTCTCGGAGATAAAATTCGTATGGCCCGCCAAGAAAAAGGTCTCTCTTTAAAAGACTTAAGCGCCAAAACGGGCATCTCCTTTACCTATTTGAGTGAGATCGAGCGGGGCGTTCTCCATCCTGCCGTAGATACCTTGGGCAAAATAGCGGCCGCCCTGGAAGTACCCCTGTCCATGCTCCTCAGCCATAACGAGAACTGGATCGGAAAAAAGCTAAAAGAGGTGCGAGAAGCTCTGGGACTGACCCAGGGCGCCCTGGCGGCCCAGGCCGGCCTTTCGGCGGCGATGATCGGCCAGATCGAAGCCGGAAAAGTGCAGCCTTCCCTTAATACTATAGAAAAAATAGCCAAAGCCCTTGGTATTTCTCCTTGTTATCTGCTTATAGCCCGTGACCAGCTGGAAGAGATGCTGGCTTCCATGGGTCCGGATCTAAGGGAACTGCTTTTAAATGAAAACGTCCAGGCAGTTTTAAGGCAGATCTGTTACTTAAACGAGAAGCAGCTGCGTTTCCTTTTGCGCTTTATTGAGGTTTTTAAGCAGGCCCAGCTGGAGTAA
- a CDS encoding DsrE/DsrF/DrsH-like family protein — protein sequence MDQPKLSVILLSGELEKLQAGCLVGSVASMSGMEVNIFVTMEALRAFRKDVINARDFKTAGEVGREMLNKKVDLFYQLLENGKEMGNLRVFGCAMAMDLMGWQKEDLIDLFDDVIGVTAFLGKAAGSQVIVM from the coding sequence ATGGATCAACCTAAATTATCCGTAATCCTTCTCTCAGGAGAGCTGGAAAAGCTGCAGGCCGGATGCCTGGTGGGTTCGGTAGCGTCCATGTCGGGGATGGAGGTCAATATTTTCGTGACTATGGAGGCTTTAAGGGCCTTTCGTAAAGACGTAATCAACGCCCGCGATTTTAAAACCGCCGGCGAAGTCGGACGGGAAATGCTCAATAAAAAAGTCGATCTCTTCTATCAGCTGCTGGAAAACGGCAAAGAAATGGGAAACTTACGGGTCTTCGGTTGCGCCATGGCCATGGATTTAATGGGGTGGCAAAAGGAAGACCTCATCGACCTTTTTGACGACGTAATCGGGGTAACGGCCTTCCTGGGTAAGGCGGCCGGCAGCCAGGTTATTGTAATGTAA
- a CDS encoding hydroxyacid dehydrogenase — protein MKKKVLIVQPIHESGMKVFDDRFEVKVAPDPSVETVKREIKGVEGVVVRTAPFTREIIAAADSLKVIARHGVGVDNIDVRAATERGILVVNTPDANAVSVAEHTITAIGALAKRLLSMDLATRRGEWEVRNEYKAVDLDGKVLGLVGLGRIGTMVAKKAAAAFNMRVIAYDPYVRPETAAENNITLYSDLDRIFQEADVVSLHTPLTPETRGLVNEERLALMKASAFLINFSRGGVVDEDALYKALKNGLIAGAALDVFEEEPPPHNHPLFELDNVLLSPHSAALTKECVVRMATGAAQGVVDVLTGKRPQYVVNPEVLQEK, from the coding sequence ATGAAAAAGAAAGTTTTAATCGTACAGCCGATTCATGAAAGCGGCATGAAGGTATTTGATGACCGTTTCGAGGTAAAAGTGGCGCCCGACCCGTCGGTAGAAACGGTAAAAAGGGAGATTAAGGGCGTCGAAGGCGTGGTCGTCCGGACGGCGCCCTTTACCCGGGAAATAATCGCGGCGGCCGACAGCTTGAAAGTGATCGCCCGTCACGGCGTAGGCGTGGACAACATCGATGTTCGGGCGGCCACGGAAAGGGGTATCCTGGTTGTCAACACCCCCGACGCCAATGCCGTATCGGTAGCCGAACATACCATCACCGCCATAGGAGCCCTGGCAAAAAGGTTGCTATCCATGGATCTGGCCACCCGCCGCGGCGAATGGGAAGTCAGAAACGAATACAAAGCGGTGGACCTGGACGGCAAGGTGCTGGGACTGGTGGGCCTCGGCAGGATAGGAACCATGGTAGCCAAAAAAGCAGCCGCCGCCTTCAACATGCGGGTAATTGCCTACGATCCCTATGTGCGGCCGGAAACGGCGGCAGAAAACAATATTACATTATACAGCGACCTCGACCGGATTTTCCAGGAAGCCGACGTAGTTTCCCTGCACACCCCACTCACACCGGAGACGCGGGGGTTGGTAAATGAAGAAAGATTAGCTTTGATGAAGGCTTCCGCCTTTCTTATCAATTTCTCCCGCGGCGGCGTGGTGGACGAGGACGCCCTGTATAAGGCTTTAAAGAACGGCCTTATCGCCGGTGCGGCCTTGGATGTGTTCGAAGAAGAACCTCCGCCGCACAATCATCCGCTGTTTGAACTCGATAATGTACTCCTTTCGCCCCACAGCGCGGCCCTGACCAAGGAATGCGTTGTCAGGATGGCCACCGGCGCGGCTCAGGGAGTAGTTGATGTATTAACCGGAAAAAGGCCGCAATATGTTGTCAACCCGGAAGTGTTGCAGGAGAAATAG
- a CDS encoding tripartite tricarboxylate transporter substrate binding protein: MYRKKAWRILGLLMVALLVLLIAGGCGGKSATQNNAPSQEKKEGTAATSGKYPEKPITIIVPYAAGGSTDALARAIEKVWTKYSPQPVMIVNKPGAGGVEGREFVKTSKPDGYTLMIGYGSGEDLIGPQLQKVPYDPLKDFTPIARMSIHSTIICVPGNSQFKSMQELINWAKTSKQPVTASVSTATGNVNITMRGIGKVTGINIVPIPHQGGAQAITDLIGGHTIVGGGSGNEVAPHIQAGRLRPLAVDLPERDPAFPDVPTLKEQGINFYSWGSVKGIAAPAGTPKEVVDYLAGVLKKVSEDPEFKESMKNLYQPILYMGPEEYQKFFKEAYDYFGKLIKDLNITLQ; encoded by the coding sequence ATGTATCGTAAGAAAGCCTGGAGAATATTGGGTCTGTTGATGGTCGCCCTGCTGGTGCTCCTTATCGCCGGCGGCTGCGGCGGCAAATCTGCTACCCAGAACAATGCCCCTTCTCAAGAGAAAAAAGAAGGGACTGCGGCAACAAGCGGTAAATATCCAGAAAAACCAATCACTATTATCGTTCCTTATGCGGCAGGCGGTTCTACCGATGCCCTGGCCCGGGCCATTGAAAAGGTGTGGACCAAATACTCCCCGCAGCCCGTCATGATTGTCAACAAACCGGGCGCCGGCGGTGTTGAAGGGCGGGAATTTGTCAAAACTTCCAAGCCCGACGGTTACACCTTAATGATAGGCTACGGTTCAGGCGAAGATTTAATCGGTCCTCAGCTGCAAAAAGTGCCCTACGATCCCCTGAAAGATTTTACACCCATAGCTAGAATGTCAATCCATTCCACCATTATCTGTGTGCCGGGCAACTCCCAGTTTAAATCAATGCAGGAGCTCATCAACTGGGCTAAAACGAGTAAACAGCCCGTCACCGCCAGCGTATCGACGGCTACGGGCAACGTTAATATCACCATGCGCGGTATTGGCAAAGTTACCGGCATTAACATCGTTCCCATACCCCATCAGGGTGGCGCCCAGGCCATTACCGACCTGATCGGCGGCCATACCATCGTGGGCGGCGGTTCCGGTAACGAAGTGGCGCCCCATATTCAGGCCGGCAGGTTGCGTCCCCTGGCCGTAGATCTACCGGAGCGCGATCCCGCCTTCCCGGACGTGCCGACTTTAAAAGAACAGGGCATAAACTTCTACAGTTGGGGTTCAGTGAAGGGTATTGCCGCTCCGGCCGGAACTCCTAAAGAAGTGGTTGATTATCTGGCCGGCGTGCTGAAAAAGGTAAGCGAAGATCCCGAGTTTAAAGAGTCGATGAAGAATCTCTATCAGCCCATCCTTTATATGGGTCCCGAAGAATATCAGAAATTCTTCAAAGAGGCCTATGACTATTTCGGCAAGCTGATTAAAGACCTGAATATAACATTGCAATAA
- a CDS encoding NAD(P)/FAD-dependent oxidoreductase, which translates to MTRRIIILGGGVAGTMVANRLAKSMEDEIYSGALEVTLIGDTDRHIYQPGFLFMAFNEGFLEQFTREEKYLLHPKINFVADGAVNIDVEGKKIITPKQSFAYDFLVIATGSYPDMDSVPGLAAGGHTFYTPEGAERLRYEMLNFQGGTIMVTIDVPHKCPVAPLEFIFMADDYYRDIGIRDKVRLKYTYPIGRVHSLEPVAKWAVKEFEKRGIEYEVFFNLEAVDPEKKIAYNMDGSEHPYDLLVAVPPHRGARVVRDAGLGDEDGFIPTDRYTLKMEGRDDVYVIGDATNLPVSKAGSTAHYEADVVVKNLISELKGLPPSHRYNGKAFCFIETGMNEATYITFNYKQPPRPVPPSEMLHWFKLSYNEMYWLSARGIL; encoded by the coding sequence GTGACCAGGCGCATTATCATCCTCGGCGGCGGTGTGGCCGGTACCATGGTGGCCAACCGCCTGGCAAAATCCATGGAAGACGAGATTTACAGCGGCGCGCTGGAAGTAACGTTAATCGGTGACACTGACAGGCATATTTATCAGCCGGGCTTCCTTTTCATGGCCTTCAATGAAGGCTTCCTGGAGCAGTTTACCAGGGAAGAAAAATATCTTTTGCATCCCAAAATTAATTTCGTTGCGGACGGCGCCGTCAATATCGACGTCGAGGGGAAGAAAATTATAACCCCAAAGCAGTCCTTTGCTTACGATTTTCTGGTGATAGCCACGGGGTCATACCCCGATATGGATTCCGTACCCGGTCTGGCGGCGGGCGGCCACACCTTCTATACGCCGGAAGGTGCGGAGAGATTACGATATGAGATGTTAAATTTCCAGGGCGGCACCATCATGGTCACCATCGACGTGCCCCATAAATGCCCGGTCGCTCCCCTGGAATTCATCTTTATGGCCGACGATTATTACCGCGACATCGGTATTCGCGACAAGGTGCGATTGAAATACACCTACCCCATAGGCCGTGTTCATTCCCTGGAACCGGTGGCCAAATGGGCTGTAAAAGAATTCGAGAAGCGCGGTATCGAATATGAGGTCTTTTTTAACCTGGAAGCGGTTGATCCGGAAAAGAAAATTGCCTATAACATGGACGGCTCCGAACATCCTTATGATTTGCTGGTCGCCGTACCGCCCCACCGGGGGGCCAGGGTCGTTCGCGATGCCGGTCTGGGCGATGAAGACGGTTTTATCCCCACCGACCGTTACACTTTAAAGATGGAAGGGCGGGACGACGTCTACGTCATCGGCGATGCCACCAACCTGCCGGTGAGCAAAGCGGGCTCTACAGCCCATTATGAAGCGGATGTAGTGGTCAAGAATTTAATAAGCGAGCTGAAGGGGCTGCCTCCGTCCCATCGCTATAACGGCAAGGCCTTCTGCTTCATTGAAACGGGTATGAACGAAGCCACGTATATCACCTTTAACTACAAACAGCCGCCGCGGCCGGTACCGCCTTCGGAAATGCTGCACTGGTTCAAGCTCTCTTACAACGAAATGTACTGGCTGTCGGCCCGGGGAATTTTATGA
- a CDS encoding tripartite tricarboxylate transporter permease: protein MGIFEGLINGFSIALQGYNLIFAFVGCLLGTAIGVLPGLGPAATISLLLPVVYKMSSPATSIIFLAGIYYGSMYGGSTTSILLNLPGEAASVVTAIDGYKMALKGRAGAALGIAAIGSFIAGTIGVIGLSFVAPPLAEFALRFGPPEYFALTLVGLLLAVFLSGSSIVKGLITLLIGLLLASVGLDPMTGKVRFTGGIIGLQSGFDFVTLAMGVFGIGEILYTLEQSLKGEIVTTKIGNVFPTIKDFIEAKWAIIRGSLIGFIVGILPGGGAVVASLASYAVEKKCSKKPEEFGQGAICGVAGPESANNAASSASFIPLLTLGIPANASIAMIFAALLIQGVTPGPFLVKEHADVFWGVIASMYIGNLMLLALNLPLVGIWVQLLKVPFGILAPAVVLFTCVGVYSIANDTFSIYTLLFFGLLGYFMRKLEFEPGPLPLAFVLAPIIENSLRQSLLMSGGSMAIFFTRPIAATLFGIFIALVIAQGLQSLRRRKRSEVSPEITTGEFNTAFVKLSTGNKLNGKG from the coding sequence ATGGGTATTTTTGAGGGTCTGATCAACGGCTTTTCCATTGCTCTACAAGGCTATAACCTTATATTTGCCTTTGTAGGTTGCCTGCTGGGTACGGCCATCGGTGTCCTTCCCGGTCTCGGCCCGGCGGCTACGATATCGCTGCTTTTGCCGGTAGTTTATAAAATGAGTTCACCGGCGACGTCGATAATTTTTTTGGCCGGAATTTATTACGGTTCGATGTACGGCGGGTCGACGACTTCGATTCTCCTTAACTTGCCGGGTGAAGCGGCATCGGTAGTTACCGCGATAGACGGCTACAAAATGGCTTTGAAAGGTCGGGCAGGAGCGGCCTTGGGAATTGCCGCCATTGGCTCCTTTATCGCCGGCACTATCGGGGTTATTGGACTAAGCTTCGTCGCCCCTCCCCTGGCCGAATTTGCCCTGCGTTTTGGGCCCCCGGAGTACTTTGCCCTCACCCTTGTGGGGCTCTTGCTGGCGGTATTTCTATCGGGATCGTCCATAGTGAAGGGGCTTATTACCTTACTGATCGGCCTTTTGCTGGCGAGCGTCGGCCTTGATCCCATGACGGGGAAGGTCCGTTTTACCGGTGGAATTATAGGGCTCCAAAGCGGTTTTGATTTTGTTACCCTGGCCATGGGGGTATTTGGCATTGGCGAGATTTTATATACCTTGGAGCAGAGCCTAAAGGGGGAGATAGTAACCACGAAAATCGGTAACGTCTTTCCTACCATAAAGGATTTCATTGAAGCGAAATGGGCGATTATTCGCGGTTCATTAATCGGCTTTATCGTTGGCATCCTCCCCGGCGGTGGGGCCGTAGTTGCTTCCCTGGCGTCCTATGCTGTAGAAAAAAAGTGTTCAAAAAAACCGGAAGAATTCGGCCAGGGGGCCATCTGCGGTGTAGCAGGTCCGGAATCCGCGAATAACGCTGCCTCTAGCGCCTCCTTTATACCCCTGTTAACCCTGGGTATCCCCGCCAACGCCTCTATCGCCATGATTTTTGCGGCGCTGTTGATCCAGGGGGTAACCCCCGGGCCTTTCCTGGTAAAAGAGCACGCCGACGTCTTTTGGGGAGTTATCGCTTCGATGTATATAGGTAATCTGATGTTGTTGGCCCTTAATCTACCCCTGGTAGGTATATGGGTTCAACTTTTGAAGGTGCCTTTCGGGATCTTGGCACCGGCGGTGGTATTGTTCACCTGTGTAGGAGTCTACAGCATAGCCAACGATACCTTTAGCATATATACCCTACTGTTCTTCGGCCTCCTGGGCTATTTTATGCGCAAACTCGAATTTGAGCCGGGTCCGTTACCTCTAGCCTTTGTACTTGCTCCTATAATTGAAAATTCTTTAAGGCAGTCTCTTTTGATGTCGGGCGGCAGTATGGCCATCTTTTTTACCCGGCCCATAGCGGCTACTTTGTTCGGTATCTTTATAGCCCTGGTGATCGCTCAAGGTCTGCAATCGCTACGCCGGCGGAAAAGGTCGGAGGTTTCGCCGGAAATAACCACCGGCGAGTTTAATACAGCCTTCGTAAAGCTATCTACGGGAAATAAACTTAATGGAAAGGGGTAG
- a CDS encoding DUF1641 domain-containing protein, producing the protein MAQPARKMVGPEKLEPELPDRSRKILDLLSAGMDSLEPSVIQNLVGNLVRLGEIADEFSRPEMQALLREVAGAGSSLRGLIAEIKELQETGTMDALLELGSTLQAMKDSLTPGVVAGVLRQLVNALAMLDRIQAFRGDRLVEGMVAALKEAVGENKDKSPQGLLSILRQLNNPEARKGLSIFASFLQKLPAHLN; encoded by the coding sequence ATGGCCCAACCCGCCAGGAAAATGGTAGGACCTGAGAAGTTGGAGCCGGAACTGCCCGACCGTTCCCGGAAAATTTTAGATCTCCTCAGCGCCGGCATGGATTCCCTGGAGCCATCCGTCATCCAGAACCTGGTCGGCAATCTAGTTCGCCTGGGGGAAATTGCCGATGAATTCAGCCGGCCGGAGATGCAGGCGCTTTTGCGGGAGGTCGCTGGAGCAGGGAGTAGTCTCAGAGGATTAATAGCCGAAATTAAAGAACTGCAAGAGACGGGCACGATGGATGCCCTACTGGAGCTAGGAAGCACCCTTCAGGCCATGAAGGATTCCCTAACCCCCGGAGTGGTCGCCGGTGTTCTCCGACAGCTAGTGAATGCCTTAGCTATGCTGGACCGGATCCAAGCGTTCCGGGGAGATAGGCTTGTAGAGGGCATGGTGGCCGCCCTGAAGGAGGCTGTTGGCGAAAATAAAGATAAATCCCCGCAGGGGTTATTAAGTATCTTACGCCAACTGAACAACCCGGAGGCCAGGAAGGGCTTGAGCATTTTTGCCTCGTTCCTGCAAAAGCTACCGGCGCATCTGAATTAG